In Triticum urartu cultivar G1812 chromosome 6, Tu2.1, whole genome shotgun sequence, the following proteins share a genomic window:
- the LOC125517178 gene encoding calmodulin-binding protein 60 B-like, producing MNEKRGLEAAAAGDGRPEAKRSRPPALASVIVEALKVDSLQRLCSSLEPILRRVVSEEVERALGKLGPAAITGRSSPKRIEGPGGRNLQLQFRTRLSLPLFTGGKVEGEQGAAIHVVLLDTGNGCVVSSGLESSAKLDIVVLEGDFNNEDEEGWTEEEFDSHIVKEREGKRPIITGDIQVTLKEGVGTIGEFTFTDNSSWIRSRKFRLGLKIASGFCEGVRIREAKTEAFMVKDHRGELYKKHYPPALKDEVWRLEKIGKDGSFHKRLNKSGILTVEDFLRLVVRDPQKLRTILGSGMSNKMWDSLVEHAKTCVLSGKYYIYYSDENRTAGAIFNDLYAFCGLISGEQFYSSESLDDGQKHFADGLVKKAYDNWMYVIEYDGKALLNPKPKKKAALTNQAEARAPAAYVQCISSTSMPGPSTTGTNGSIGYDGNQTATQSVQLQSSSANVPVPYDDAFSFLPPTMLMGSNQGTASDGMGLELGQLHHTISQRQPIQPANVGYDNWHHNRDGQYADDFTEDIRMKSHQLLEGDDMQQLLRIFNMGGASTGLPDETFSFPDIPSPFPNPDSEGEPSRPSGKAVVGWLKIKAAMRWGIFVRKKAAERRAQIVELED from the exons ATGAACGAGAAGCGCGGGctggaggccgccgccgccggcgacggCCGCCCTGAGGCCAAGCGGTCGCGGCCCCCGGCTCTTGCCAG TGTTATTGTTGAAGCACTAAAGGTGGATAGTCTGCAGAGGCTTTGCTCATCATTGGAACCAATTCTCCGTAGAGTG GTTAGTGAAGAAGTGGAGCGCGCCTTGGGAAAACTTGGTCCTGCTGCAATCACTGGGAG GTCTTCTCCAAAGCGAATTGAAGGGCCTGGTGGAAGAAATCTGCAACTCCAATTCAGGACAAGATTGTCCCTTCCCCTTTTTACCGGAGGAAAAGTTGAAGGGGAGCAGGGGGCTGCAATTCATGTTGTTTTGCTTGATACCGGCAATGGCTGTGTTGTATCATCTGGGCTGGAGTCGTCTGCCAAGCTTGATATTGTTGTTCTAGAAGGTGATTTCAACAATGAGGACGAGGAAGGCTGGACAGAGGAGGAATTTGACAGTCATATAGTGAAGGAGCGTGAGGGAAAACGACCTATTATAACTGGCGATATACAAGTCACACTGAAAGAAGGTGTTGGCACAATCGGGGAGTTCACGTTCACAGATAACTCTAGCTGGATAAGGAGTAGGAAATTCAGACTTGGTTTGAAAATTGCCTCAGGGTTTTGTGAGGGTGTTCGCATCCGTGAGGCAAAAACTGAAGCTTTTATGGTTAAGGACCATAGAGGAGAAT TGTACAAGAAGCATTATCCACCTGCATTGAAGGATGAGGTCTGGAGGTTAGAGAAAATAGGAAAAGATGGGTCATTCCATAAGAGGCTGAATAAATCTGGAATTTTAACTGTTGAAGATTTTCTTAGGCTTGTGGTTCGGGATCCACAGAAGCTGCGTACT ATCCTCGGAAGTGGCATGTCCAACAAGATGTGGGATTCCCTCGTTGAACATGCAAAAACCTGTGTCTTGAGTGGAAAATATTACATATACTATTCTGATGAGAACAGAACTGCTGGTGCTATTTTCAACGACCTCTATGCATTCTGTGGGCTGATTTCTGGCGAGCAATTCTATTCGTCTGAGAGTCTTGATGATGGCCAAAAG CATTTTGCTGATGGGCTGGTGAAGAAAGCATATGATAATTGGATGTATGTTATTGAATATGATGGCAAAGCTCTCTTGAACCCTAAACCGAAGAAAAAGGCTGCATTAACTAATCAAGCTGAGGCTCGTGCTCCTGCTGCATATGTACAGTGCATTTCTTCAACGAGTATGCCAGGACCATCTACAACAG GCACAAATGGTTCTATAGGTTATGATGGCAACCAGACAGCAACACAGTCTGTTCAGCTTCAGAGTTCATCTGCTAATGTGCCTGTGCCATATGACGATGCCTTTTCATTTTTGCCGCCTACCATGTTGATGGGGTCTAATCAGGGAACAGCAAGTGATGGCATGGGTCTGGAACTCGGCCAGTTGCATCACACAATTTCTCAACGTCAACCAATTCAGCCAGCAAACGTCGGCTACGATAATTGGCATCACAACCGTGATGGTCAGTATGCTGATGATTTCACTGAAGACATTCGCATGAAAAGCCACCAACTGCTCGAGGGTGACGACATGCAGCAGCTGCTCAGGATCTTCAATATGGGCGGAGCTTCTACTGGTTTGCCAGACGAAACATTTTCCTTCCCTGACATTCCATCTCCATTCCCAAACCCAGACTCTGAAGGTGAGCCCAGCCGTCCATCGGGCAAAGCCGTTGTCGGGTGGCTCAAGATAAAGGCTGCTATGAGATGGGGAATATTTGTCAGGAAGAAAGCTGCCGAGAGAAGGGCGCAGATTGTTGAGCTGGAGGATTAA